Part of the Acidobacteriota bacterium genome, CGCCGATCCCGCCGTGATTCACGCGTATCTGGGGGACGCCGAATGACCGCGCTGGCGGAACTGCCGGAAGACGCGGACACGATGCCCAAGCTGCTGCTCCGGAATGCCCGGGAGCGCGGCGGCGAAGCGGCGCTCCGTGAGAAGGAGTTCGGCATCTGGCAGAGCTTCACCTGGGCGCAGTACGCCGAGCGGGTCAGGAACTTCGCCCGCGGACTGGTCGAACTCGGACTCGAGCGGGACGACATCGTCGCCGTGCTGGGGGACAACCGGCCCGAGTGGCTGATTGCCCAGCTCGCGTCCCAGGCGGTCGGCGCCCGCTCCCTGGGCGTCTACCAGGACTCCGTGGCGAGCGAAGTGCAGTACCTGGTCGAGTTCGCGGGCGCCCGCTTCGTCATTGCCGAGGACCAGGAGCAGGTCGACAAGCTGCTTGAAGTCTGGGACCAGTTGAGTGGCACTGGGGAAGGGGACGGGCAGGGAATCGCGAAGGTCATCTACTACGACCCCCGCGGGCTCGGTTCCTACCCGCACGACTTCCTGCTCGGCTTCTCCGAAGTGGAGAAGATAGGGGCGTCCGCCACGAGCAGCACGGAGGACGACTTCGAACGCTGGGTCGAAGCGACGACCGGCGACGACGTCGCCCTGCTGTCGACCACCTCCGGAACCACCGGAAAGCCGAAGCTGGCGATGCTCTCGCACCGCAACCTGCTGACCATGGCGCACAGCTTTCAGAGCATCGATCCGATGCGGAGCGACGACGAGTTCGTCTCCTTCCTGCCGCTCGCGTGGATCGGCGAGCAGATGATCGGCGCCGCCTGCGGCATGCTGGTCGGCTTCACCATGAACTTCCCGGAAGAGCCGGAGACGGTGCAGCACGACATCCGTGAGATCGGACCGCAAATGATGTTCTCGCCGCCCCGCATCTGGGAGAACATGGTGTCCGACGTCCAGGTACGGATCGAGGACTCCTCCTGGCTCAAGCGCAAGGTCTACAACTGGGCGCTGGGCGTCGGTTACAGAGCGGCCGACACGCGGCTGGCGGAGGGCGGTCTGCCCAGGTTGCTGGCGATGCAGAACTGGATCGCCAACGCGGTCTGCTTCTTCTGGTTGCGCGACAAGCTCGGGGTGCGGCGAATCCGGCGCGCCTACACGGGCGGCGCGGCGCTCGGGCCCGACATCTTCCGCTTCTTCCACGCCATCGGCGTGAACCTGAAGCAGATCTACGGCCAGACCGAGGTGTCCGGGATTTCGGTGGCGCACCGCGACGACGACATCAAGTTCCAGACGGTCGGCACGCCGGTGCCAGGGGCGGAGGTCAGGCTCGGCGAAGGCGGCGAGATCCTGACCAGGAGTCCGTCCGTCTTCCTCGGCTACTACAACAACGAGGAGGCCACACAAGAGGCGCTTCGCGACGGCTGGCTTTACTCCGGCGACGCCGGCTACATGGACGACGACGGGCACCTGATCGTCATCGATCGCAAGAAGGACGTGATGGAGCTGCACGACGGAACGCAGTTCTCGCCGCAGTTCATCGAGAACAAGCTGAAGTTCAGCCCCTACATCAAGGAGGCGGTCGTGTTCGGCGGCGGCGACTACCCGTTCGTCACCTCCTTGATCACGATCGACTTCGCCAACGCGGGAAAGTGGGCCGAACGCCGGCAGATCCCCTACACCACGTTCACCGACCTCGCCCAGAAGCCGGAGATCTACGAGCTGGTGCTGGAACACACCGCCGGAATCAACGGTGATCTGCCGGAGTCGGCCCGCATCCAGCGCCTGCTGCTGCTGCACAAGGAACTCGACGCGGATGACGAGGAACTGACCCGTACCCGGAAGGTGCGGCGCCGGTTCATCGCCGATCGGTACCGCCTGCTCGTCAATGCGCTCTACGGCGGCGACGAGGCGGTCGAGATCGAGAACGAGATCACCTACCAGGACGGCACGACCGCGGTCCTGCAGACCCGGCTGCGCATCGCTCAGCCCGCCACCGCCTGAGGAGGGGACGATGGGATCCGACGTCTTCCTTCAACTCACCGTTTCCGGCCTCTCGAACGGCATGGTCTACGCCCTGGTGGCGGTCGGCTTCGTCGTGATCTTCAAGGCGAGCGACGTGATCAACTTCGCGCAGGGCGAGTTCCTGCTCTTCGGCGCCTACCTGGCCTTCGCCTTCATTGCCCAGTTCGGGTTGCCCTGGAGTCTGGGCGTGCTGGCGACGCTGCTCACCGCGGCCATGATCGGCCTGATCGTGGAGCGTCTCGTTCTCCGGCCACTGATCGGCGAACCGGTGATCTCGATGATCATGGTCACGATCGGTCTCTCGAGCCTGCTGCGAGCGGTGGTGAACGGTATCTGGGGGGTGCGGCCCAAGGCCTTCCCCAACTTCATCCCCTCGGGAGAAGTCGAGTTCCTGGGCGCGATCGTCGGCATCGACCGTCTGCTCGTGATCGCGATCGCGGCGATCCTGCTGACGGTTCTGACGCTGTTCTTCCGTCACACCCGGGACGGCATCGCGATGCGCGCCATCGCCGACGACCAGCAAGCGGCGCTGTCGATGGGCATCAGCATCAAGCGGGTCCTCGCCGTCGCCTGGGCGATGGCGGCGATCACCGCGGCGGTCGCCGGCATCATGCTGGCGAACACGGTCGGCGTCAGCCACGACATCATCTTCATCGGACTGCGCGTGTTCCCCGTGGTCATCCTCGGCGGTCTCGACTCGGTGCCCGGCGCGATCGTCGGCGGCGGCGTGATCGGGCTGCTGGAGTCGTACACGGCGGGCTACACGACGTCGGGCCTGGAGCTCATCGTCCCGTACATCGTGCTGATCCTGGTCCTGATGATCCGGCCCTACGGCCTGTTCGGCAAGGAGATCATCGAGCGGGTGTAGGGCATGGAGTCCGGAATCTTCTTCAGCGACTACCGCTCGGACATGGCGCTGCGGCGCATGCCCTTGCAGAAGGTGCGCACGGGCCTGCTCCTGGTCGGCCTCGTCGTGTTTCCGTTCCTGGCCACGCCGTACTGGCTCAATCTGGCCAACCAGATCGCGATCGCCACGATCGGCGCGATCGGACTCAACATCCTGGTCGGCTACACCGGCCAGATCTCCCTCGGTCAGGGCGCCTTCATGGCGGTCGGCGCCTATGGGTCCGGTCTCCTGACGGTCCGGCTCGACGTTCCCTTCTACCTGAGCATTCCGGCCGCGGCCGCGATCACCGCCGTTGCCGGCCTGGTGGTCGGCCTGCCTTCCCTGCGGCTCAAGGGCCTCTACCTGGCCGTCGCCACGCTGGCGGCGCAGCAGATCGTCGAGTTCGTCGTCACGCACTGGGACGGCCTCACCGGCGGTACGGAGGCGCTCGTCGTGCCGGCGCCCGAACTGTTCGGCGCCCGGATGAACACCGACGGACGGTTCTACTGGATCCTGGTCGTCGTCGCGCTCGCCGTCGCGCTCTTTGCCGCGAACCTGTTCCGTTCGCGGGTGGGTCGCGCCTGGGTGGCGATCCGGGACCAGGACATCGCGGCTTCGGCGATCGGCGTCAACGTGTTCGGCTACAAGCTGCTCGCGTTCGCCACGTCGTCGTTTCTGGTCGGCCTCTCCGGCGCACTGCTCGCCCACTACCGGTCGATCGTCACCTGGGAGCGGTTCACGATCGAGGTCTCGATCTCCTACCTGGCGATGATCATCATCGGCGGACTGGGGACGATTTCGGGTTCGTTCTTCGGCGCGTCGCTCATCGTGCTCCTGCCGGCGATGATCAATACCCTGGGGCGCTCGCTGCAGGACACGGCGCCCTGGGCGGCCACGGTCCTGCCGTATGTGCAGCAGGGCGTCTTCGGACTCGTGATCATCCTGTTCCTGGTGCTCGAACCGGAAGGGCTCGCCAAACTCTGGCGCAACGTGAAGGACTACTTCCGCGTCTGGCCGTTCTCGTACTAGGCGCCTTTGCGCCGGTATGATTCGTTGCTTACGGACCGGCTGTTCCGGGGCGGCCATGCCCCTTCAGGAGACCACGACATGAACCGTCTCGCTTGCCTTGCTGCTGTAGCTCTGTTGCTTCTCACCGCCTGCGGAGGCGGCGACCCGGTTTCGGAAGCGGATGCTCCGATCACCATCGGTGCGATCTTCGACCTGACCGGCGCGACCTCGGACGTGGGTACCCTGTACGCCGAGGCGATCCGCGACTACTACGACCGCCTGAACGAACTCGGCGGCATCGCCGGCCGCGAGGTCGACCTGCTGTGGAACGACTACGGCTACGACGTGGCGAAGGCCGAGCAGCTCTACTCCGAGTACGTCCAGGCCGGAGCGGTCATGTTCATGGGCTGGGGCACCGGCGACACCGAAGCCCTGCGCGGCCGGATCGCGGCCGACCGCATTCCCTTCGTCTCGGCATCCTTCTCCCACGTACTGGGAGATCCGTCCGAGGCCCCCTTCAACTTCCTCGTCGGCACGACCTACAGCGACCAGCTCTTCATCCTGCTCGACTACCTGATCGAAGAGGCGGAAGCCTCGGGAGGCGAGATGCCGAACGTCGCGCTGATGCACCACCCGAGTCCGTTTGGCCTCTCGCCGTGGCGCCAGGGAGGCGAGGAGTACGCGAAGCAGCGCGGCATCGAGATGGCGCCGCACGAGATGGCGCGGGGCAACACGGACTTCAGCGCCACGCTGACCCGGATCGCCGAATCCGGCGCCAACACGGTCGTGTTCCAGAACACGTCGGGACCGGTTTCCATTGCCGTCAAGAACGCGCGGGACCTGGGCCTGGACCTGCGCTTCGCCTGCCTGAACTACTGCAGCAACGAGGTGCTGCTGGATCTGGCGGGCGACGCCGCGGAAGGTGTTCTGGCTTCGATCATCTACTCGCCGCCGGGCGAGGGGATCGACGGCCTGAACGAAGCGGCCGAGTACCTCGCGTCCAAGGGCGCGTCGATCGACGAGGAGGGTTTGCTCTATGGCCAGGGCTGGGCGGTCGCCAGTCTGGTGACCGAGGCGATCGAACGCGCGGCCGCTGCCGGCGAAGTGACCGGCGATTCCATCTTCGCTGCCTTCGAGACCTTCGACGACTGGGACACCGGCGGTGTGACCGCGCCGGTCACGTTCACGTCCACCGACCATCGCGGCATCAAGGGCATGAGGATCTTCGAGATCAGGGAAGGCAAGTTCCAACCCGTGACCGAGATGCGGATGGCCTCCACCCTGGGGGCGGCCGAGTAGGGCAGGCCCGAACGCCATGCTGTCCCTGAACAACGTCGAGGTCATCTACAACGACGTCATCCTGGTGCTCAAGGGGCTCTCGCTCAAGGTGGAGCAGGGTCAGATCGCGGCGCTGCTGGGCACGAACGGCGCCGGCAAGTCAACCACGCTCAAGGCGATCTCGGGACTGCTTCATCCCGAGGACGGCGAGGTCACGGACGGCAACGTCGAGTTCGAGGGCATCCAGATCGACAAGCTGCCCGCCGAGGACATCGTGCGCCGGGGCATCTTCCAGGTCATGGAGGGGCGTCGGGTCTTCGAGCATCTGACGCCGCAGGAAAACCTCCTGGCCGGCGCCTACACGGCCCGGGACAAGGGCGGCACGGACGAAGCGCTGGAACGGGTGTACGGCTACTTCCCACGTCTCAAGGAGCGGGGCAACTCGATGGCCGGGTTCCTCTCCGGCGGCGAACAGCAGATGCTGGCCATCGGCCGGGCCCTCATGGCGCGGCCGAAACTGATGCTGCTCGACGAACCGTCACTGGGCCTGGCGCCGCTCCTCGTCCAGGAGATCTTCGAGATCATCCAGCGCATCAACCGGGACGAGGGCACGACGATTCTGCTCGTGGAGCAGAACGCCACCCGCGCACTCGAGATCGCCCACTACGGCTACATCATGGAGGGTGGCCGGGTCGTCCTCGAGGGGACTCCGGCGGAGCTCCAGGACAACGCCGACGTCAAGGAGTTCTACCTCGGACTGACCCAGGTCGGCCAGCGTAAGAGCTACCGCGACGTCAAGCACTACCGGCGCCGCAAGCGCTGGCTGTCGTAGCTAGTCCTGCTCGATCGCCTCCTCGATCTCTCGAAGCCTCTCGCGGAGTTCCCGGCGGGCGTCGGCGGCGAAAGGGTTCTCGCGGGCGATGGTCAGGAACAGATCGTCCGAGTCGTCGCGGAGGTTCTCTTCGATCTTCATCATGTGCCGGTAGGCGACCGTGCCGAGGGCCGGGTCCGGGACGTGAATCTCCCTGAGCGCCTTGGCCATCCAGTGGGTGAGGCCCTGGATGTAGGCCATCTCGGAGTCGTGCTCCTCCGCTGACATCTCGAGCACCTGGAGCTCCAGGTCCGACTCCAGGAAGGCTCTCACCGCCTGCACCCGTTCGCTGTCGACCGGGCGCTCGGGAAGGCAGAGCACGACCTTCAGACCGCGAATCCCGCCGCGACCGCTCTGGGGGCCGAACATCGGGTGAGTGCCGATGAACTGGACCTGCCGGGGCAGGCGCTGCTCGAGGATCCGGAGCGGCTTCACCTTGACCGAGGCGACGTCGACGACCAGCGTGGCCGGTGCGAGGCACGGGGCCAGGTCGGCGATCAGCCCGTCGAGATCCTGGACCGGGACCGCCGGAATCACGATGTCGCAGCCGGCGCAGCCTTCGAGGCCCGTCCAGCGCGCGCCCAGCGCGGCGGCTTCGGCGCTCAGGTCGCGGCGATCCCAGACCTGC contains:
- a CDS encoding branched-chain amino acid ABC transporter permease; this encodes MESGIFFSDYRSDMALRRMPLQKVRTGLLLVGLVVFPFLATPYWLNLANQIAIATIGAIGLNILVGYTGQISLGQGAFMAVGAYGSGLLTVRLDVPFYLSIPAAAAITAVAGLVVGLPSLRLKGLYLAVATLAAQQIVEFVVTHWDGLTGGTEALVVPAPELFGARMNTDGRFYWILVVVALAVALFAANLFRSRVGRAWVAIRDQDIAASAIGVNVFGYKLLAFATSSFLVGLSGALLAHYRSIVTWERFTIEVSISYLAMIIIGGLGTISGSFFGASLIVLLPAMINTLGRSLQDTAPWAATVLPYVQQGVFGLVIILFLVLEPEGLAKLWRNVKDYFRVWPFSY
- a CDS encoding AMP-binding protein, which codes for MTALAELPEDADTMPKLLLRNARERGGEAALREKEFGIWQSFTWAQYAERVRNFARGLVELGLERDDIVAVLGDNRPEWLIAQLASQAVGARSLGVYQDSVASEVQYLVEFAGARFVIAEDQEQVDKLLEVWDQLSGTGEGDGQGIAKVIYYDPRGLGSYPHDFLLGFSEVEKIGASATSSTEDDFERWVEATTGDDVALLSTTSGTTGKPKLAMLSHRNLLTMAHSFQSIDPMRSDDEFVSFLPLAWIGEQMIGAACGMLVGFTMNFPEEPETVQHDIREIGPQMMFSPPRIWENMVSDVQVRIEDSSWLKRKVYNWALGVGYRAADTRLAEGGLPRLLAMQNWIANAVCFFWLRDKLGVRRIRRAYTGGAALGPDIFRFFHAIGVNLKQIYGQTEVSGISVAHRDDDIKFQTVGTPVPGAEVRLGEGGEILTRSPSVFLGYYNNEEATQEALRDGWLYSGDAGYMDDDGHLIVIDRKKDVMELHDGTQFSPQFIENKLKFSPYIKEAVVFGGGDYPFVTSLITIDFANAGKWAERRQIPYTTFTDLAQKPEIYELVLEHTAGINGDLPESARIQRLLLLHKELDADDEELTRTRKVRRRFIADRYRLLVNALYGGDEAVEIENEITYQDGTTAVLQTRLRIAQPATA
- a CDS encoding prephenate dehydrogenase codes for the protein MQGCWARTIGIVGLGSFGRFLARHLGARFDVQVWDRRDLSAEAAALGARWTGLEGCAGCDIVIPAVPVQDLDGLIADLAPCLAPATLVVDVASVKVKPLRILEQRLPRQVQFIGTHPMFGPQSGRGGIRGLKVVLCLPERPVDSERVQAVRAFLESDLELQVLEMSAEEHDSEMAYIQGLTHWMAKALREIHVPDPALGTVAYRHMMKIEENLRDDSDDLFLTIARENPFAADARRELRERLREIEEAIEQD
- a CDS encoding ABC transporter substrate-binding protein encodes the protein MNRLACLAAVALLLLTACGGGDPVSEADAPITIGAIFDLTGATSDVGTLYAEAIRDYYDRLNELGGIAGREVDLLWNDYGYDVAKAEQLYSEYVQAGAVMFMGWGTGDTEALRGRIAADRIPFVSASFSHVLGDPSEAPFNFLVGTTYSDQLFILLDYLIEEAEASGGEMPNVALMHHPSPFGLSPWRQGGEEYAKQRGIEMAPHEMARGNTDFSATLTRIAESGANTVVFQNTSGPVSIAVKNARDLGLDLRFACLNYCSNEVLLDLAGDAAEGVLASIIYSPPGEGIDGLNEAAEYLASKGASIDEEGLLYGQGWAVASLVTEAIERAAAAGEVTGDSIFAAFETFDDWDTGGVTAPVTFTSTDHRGIKGMRIFEIREGKFQPVTEMRMASTLGAAE
- a CDS encoding ABC transporter ATP-binding protein, coding for MLSLNNVEVIYNDVILVLKGLSLKVEQGQIAALLGTNGAGKSTTLKAISGLLHPEDGEVTDGNVEFEGIQIDKLPAEDIVRRGIFQVMEGRRVFEHLTPQENLLAGAYTARDKGGTDEALERVYGYFPRLKERGNSMAGFLSGGEQQMLAIGRALMARPKLMLLDEPSLGLAPLLVQEIFEIIQRINRDEGTTILLVEQNATRALEIAHYGYIMEGGRVVLEGTPAELQDNADVKEFYLGLTQVGQRKSYRDVKHYRRRKRWLS
- a CDS encoding branched-chain amino acid ABC transporter permease codes for the protein MGSDVFLQLTVSGLSNGMVYALVAVGFVVIFKASDVINFAQGEFLLFGAYLAFAFIAQFGLPWSLGVLATLLTAAMIGLIVERLVLRPLIGEPVISMIMVTIGLSSLLRAVVNGIWGVRPKAFPNFIPSGEVEFLGAIVGIDRLLVIAIAAILLTVLTLFFRHTRDGIAMRAIADDQQAALSMGISIKRVLAVAWAMAAITAAVAGIMLANTVGVSHDIIFIGLRVFPVVILGGLDSVPGAIVGGGVIGLLESYTAGYTTSGLELIVPYIVLILVLMIRPYGLFGKEIIERV